A DNA window from Hevea brasiliensis isolate MT/VB/25A 57/8 chromosome 2, ASM3005281v1, whole genome shotgun sequence contains the following coding sequences:
- the LOC110641453 gene encoding uncharacterized protein LOC110641453 isoform X2 produces the protein MEHGVSSFNKFIHDLSVDSDTSSEDYSSAEEDSEEDSDGVCPASPLSRSSQASRANSHAKNIEYWTGWTMFLLSWILFPVRFLLGIALRLCRLFHSRGSTTSSIGGGHKPSRFHSFRRVHTPKDHIIHRTTDRRRGVIEDLHLAIEIFIEAIFDFFHKAAHFLLSPSEVLRVPYRWFSSQSTGHEDSNGMSDTSVPTATLGENDPTPTERKTTFHQSLNTDARTCQDVITELGYPYEAIRVITSDGYVLLLERIPRRDSQKALYLQHGILDSSMGWVSNGVVGSPAFAAYDQGFDVFLGNFRGLVSREHIDKNISSRKYWRYSVNEHGIEDIPAMIEKIHQVKTTELKISQPELDEEMNDDQPYKLCAISHSLGGAAMLMYVITRRIEEKSHRLSRLILLSPAGFHHDSPLLFTAMEYLMLPLAPILGPIVPGLYIPTKFFRMLMNKLARDFHNYPAVGGLVQTLMGYVVGGDSSNWIGVLGLPHYNMNDMPGLSFYVAHHLAQIKHAKKFIMYDYGSASANMELYGSPEPLDLGEYYGLIDIPVDLVAGRKDNVIRHSMVQVHYRLMKDAGVDVSYKEYEYAHLDFTFSHHEELLAYVMSCLLLVEPMQKQPCNQKASRSREKAN, from the exons tgGGGTATCCTCTTTCAACAAATTCATCCATGATCTGTCCGTGGATTCTGATACTTCAAGCGAGGATTATTCATCAGCAGAAGAAGATAGCGAAGAAGACAGTGATGGAGTATGTCCTGCATCACCATTATCTCGAAGTTCACAAGCGTCGCGTGCAAATTCTCACGCAAAGAATATTGAGTACTGGACAGGATGGACTATGTTCTTATTATCATGGATTCTCTTTCCTGTGAGGTTTCTGCTGGGGATAGCATTGCGACTTTGTCGTTTATTTCACAGTAGGGGTTCAACAACCTCCTCTATAGGGGGAGGCCACAAGCCTTCCCGATTTCATTCTTTTAGGAGAGTGCATACTCCAAAGGATCATATCATTCATCGCACCACTGACAGGAGACgtggagtcattgag GATCTTCATCTGGCAATTGAGATATTCATAGAAGCGATATTTGATTTTTTTCATAAAGCTGCACATTTTCTTCTTTCTCCATCAGAAGTTTTGAGAGTACCATATAGATGGTTTTCATCTCAGAGTACTGGCCATGAAGATAGTAATGGCATGTCAGATACATCTGTGCCCACTGCTACACTTGGAGAGAATGACCCAACTCCTACAGAAAGGAAAACCACTTTTCACCAGTCTCTTAATACAGATGCTCGGACATGTCAGGATGTAATAACAGAGCTTGG GTACCCATATGAAGCGATTCGGGTGATCACTTCTGATGGATATGTTCTTCTTCTGGAAAGAATTCCCAG ACGTGATTCACAGAAAGCTCTTTACCTTCAGCATGGGATCTTGGATTCATCAATGGG TTGGGTGTCTAATGGGGTTGTTGGCTCTCCAGCTTTTGCAGCATATGATCAAG GGTTTGATGTTTTCCTCGGGAATTTTCGTGGTTTGGTTTCTCGGGAGCACATAGACAAGAACATTTCCTCACGGAA GTATTGGAGGTATTCTGTCAATGAGCATGGGATCGAGGATATCCCAGCAATGATAGAGAAGATTCACCAAGTTAAAACTACAGAATTGAAAATTAGCCAGCCTGAACTTGACGAAGAAATGAATGATGATCAGCCTTACAAACTCTGTGCAATTAGCCATAGCTTGGGAGGAGCTGCCATGCTGATGTATGTTATAACACGCCGTATTGAGGAAAAGTCTCATAGACTTTCCAGGTTGATTCTATTGTCACCTGCTGGTTTCCATCATGACTCCCCTCTGCTATTTACAGCTATGGAGTATCTTATGCTTCCTTTGGCCCCAATTCTAGGGCCTATTGTACCTGGCTTGTACATACCAACAAAATTTTTCCGTATGTTGATGAACAAGTTGGCTCGAGACTTTCATAACTACCCTGCAGTCGGAGGACTGGTTCAGACCCTAATGGGTTATGTTGTCGGTGGAGACAGCTCAAATTGGATAGGAGTATTAGGATTACCGCACTACAACATGAATGACATGCCAGGACTCTCATTCTATGTAGCTCACCACCTTGCACAAATTAAACATGCAAAAAAATTTATAATGTATGATTATGGAAGTGCATCTGCCAACATGGAATTGTACGGATCCCCAGAACCTTTGGACTTGGGTGAATACTATGGGCTCATTGATATTCCTGTTGATCTGGTCGCTGGAAGGAAGGACAATGTGATTCGGCATTCAATGGTGCAAGTCCATTACAGGTTGATGAAGGATGCTGGTGTGGATGTATCATATAAAGAGTATGAATATGCTCACTTGGACTTCACATTCTCTCACCACGAAGAACTGTTAGCCTATGTGATGTCATGCTTGCTGCTTGTGGAGCCCATGCAGAAGCAACCATGTAATCAGAAGGCCTCAAGGTCAAGAGAAAAGgccaattaa